One window of Perca flavescens isolate YP-PL-M2 chromosome 15, PFLA_1.0, whole genome shotgun sequence genomic DNA carries:
- the LOC114570286 gene encoding somatostatin receptor type 5 isoform X1, which translates to MPPDSGTQERTADTSTPFFNMDGYDNWTPISENVNMSSSQSYPNNTYNNMSEVPAPMPFSVVTAVVYTIVFIVGLLGNTLVIYVVVRYTKMKTVTNMYILNLALADELYILGIPFLGTNSVLSYWPYGDFFCKVCMTADAMSQFSSTFCLTVMSIDRYLAVVHPVRSAKWRRPQAAKVFNGMVWVVSLLIVLPVTIYSHVQEDFNTCNITWPDPRNLWSIVFILYTSILGFFGPLVVICLCYLLIVIKVRSASVRVGLTKRRKSERKVTRMVVIIVLVFVLCWLPFFITNIVNLIHIIPENNTTAAVYFFLVILTYVNSCANPILYGFLSDNFKQSFQKVLCFHKPNDYGTTGRVGGGRSASQENHNPVLPRNPTQNGKMQCIQQPVMMEVVGDLDSDPLTSKAEVNGQSAL; encoded by the exons ATGCCACCAGATAGTGGCACACAGGAGCGCACAG CAGACACCAGCACTCCTTTCTTCAACATGGATGGCTATGACAATTGGACACCGATATCTGAGAATGTCAACATGTCTTCCTCCCAGTCCTACCCCAACAACACCTACAACAATATGTCAGAGGTGCCCGCACCAATGCCGTTCAGTGTGGTCACCGCAGTCGTTTACACCATCGTCTTCATTGTGGGTCTTCTGGGCAACACACTGGTCATCTATGTAGTGGTTCGCTACACCAAGATGAAGACTGTAACCAACATGTACATCCTCAATTTAGCCTTGGCAGATGAACTCTACATCCTGGGAATTCCCTTCCTTGGCACCAATAGTGTGCTTTCCTACTGGCCGTATGGAGATTTCTTTTGCAAGGTTTGCATGACTGCTGATGCCATGAGCCAGTTCTCCTCCACCTTTTGCCTGACGGTGATGAGCATCGATCGCTACCTGGCTGTGGTTCATCCTGTTCGCAGTGCCAAATGGCGGCGGCCACAGGCGGCCAAGGTTTTCAATGGCATGGTGTGGGTTGTGTCCTTACTGATTGTGCTGCCGGTAACGATCTACTCACATGTACAGGAGGACTTCAATACCTGCAACATAACCTGGCCTGACCCACGTAACTTGTGGTCCATTGTCTTCATACTCTACACATCCATCCTGGGCTTCTTTGGTCCTCTGGTTGTCATCTGCCTCTGCTACCTGCTCATTGTCATTAAG GTGAGGTCAGCAAGTGTGCGTGTAGGCCTGACTAAGCGGCGTAAGTCGGAGCGCAAGGTGACACGCATGGTGGTGATCATCGTGTTGGTCTTTGTACTTTGTTGGCTGCCCTTCTTCATTACCAACATTGTCAACCTGATTCATATCATCCCTGAGAACAACACCACCGCTGCTGTCTACTTCTTCCTGGTCATCCTCACCTACGTCAACTCTTGCGCCAACCCAATCCTCTATGGCTTCCTCTCTGACAACTTCAAGCAGAGCTTCCAGAAGGTGCTCTGCTTCCACAAACCAAATGATTATGGCACCACAGGCCGGGTCGGAGGGGGACGGAGTGCATCCCAGGAAAACCACAATCCTGTTTTACCCAGAAATCCCACACAGAATGGGAAAATGCAGTGCATTCAG CAGCCTGTCATGATGGAGGTGGTAGGGGACCTTGACAGCGATCCTCTAACTTCAAAAGCAGAGGTGAATGGCCAGTCAGCGCTATGA
- the LOC114570286 gene encoding somatostatin receptor type 5 isoform X2, with product MPPDSGTQERTDTSTPFFNMDGYDNWTPISENVNMSSSQSYPNNTYNNMSEVPAPMPFSVVTAVVYTIVFIVGLLGNTLVIYVVVRYTKMKTVTNMYILNLALADELYILGIPFLGTNSVLSYWPYGDFFCKVCMTADAMSQFSSTFCLTVMSIDRYLAVVHPVRSAKWRRPQAAKVFNGMVWVVSLLIVLPVTIYSHVQEDFNTCNITWPDPRNLWSIVFILYTSILGFFGPLVVICLCYLLIVIKVRSASVRVGLTKRRKSERKVTRMVVIIVLVFVLCWLPFFITNIVNLIHIIPENNTTAAVYFFLVILTYVNSCANPILYGFLSDNFKQSFQKVLCFHKPNDYGTTGRVGGGRSASQENHNPVLPRNPTQNGKMQCIQQPVMMEVVGDLDSDPLTSKAEVNGQSAL from the exons ATGCCACCAGATAGTGGCACACAGGAGCGCACAG ACACCAGCACTCCTTTCTTCAACATGGATGGCTATGACAATTGGACACCGATATCTGAGAATGTCAACATGTCTTCCTCCCAGTCCTACCCCAACAACACCTACAACAATATGTCAGAGGTGCCCGCACCAATGCCGTTCAGTGTGGTCACCGCAGTCGTTTACACCATCGTCTTCATTGTGGGTCTTCTGGGCAACACACTGGTCATCTATGTAGTGGTTCGCTACACCAAGATGAAGACTGTAACCAACATGTACATCCTCAATTTAGCCTTGGCAGATGAACTCTACATCCTGGGAATTCCCTTCCTTGGCACCAATAGTGTGCTTTCCTACTGGCCGTATGGAGATTTCTTTTGCAAGGTTTGCATGACTGCTGATGCCATGAGCCAGTTCTCCTCCACCTTTTGCCTGACGGTGATGAGCATCGATCGCTACCTGGCTGTGGTTCATCCTGTTCGCAGTGCCAAATGGCGGCGGCCACAGGCGGCCAAGGTTTTCAATGGCATGGTGTGGGTTGTGTCCTTACTGATTGTGCTGCCGGTAACGATCTACTCACATGTACAGGAGGACTTCAATACCTGCAACATAACCTGGCCTGACCCACGTAACTTGTGGTCCATTGTCTTCATACTCTACACATCCATCCTGGGCTTCTTTGGTCCTCTGGTTGTCATCTGCCTCTGCTACCTGCTCATTGTCATTAAG GTGAGGTCAGCAAGTGTGCGTGTAGGCCTGACTAAGCGGCGTAAGTCGGAGCGCAAGGTGACACGCATGGTGGTGATCATCGTGTTGGTCTTTGTACTTTGTTGGCTGCCCTTCTTCATTACCAACATTGTCAACCTGATTCATATCATCCCTGAGAACAACACCACCGCTGCTGTCTACTTCTTCCTGGTCATCCTCACCTACGTCAACTCTTGCGCCAACCCAATCCTCTATGGCTTCCTCTCTGACAACTTCAAGCAGAGCTTCCAGAAGGTGCTCTGCTTCCACAAACCAAATGATTATGGCACCACAGGCCGGGTCGGAGGGGGACGGAGTGCATCCCAGGAAAACCACAATCCTGTTTTACCCAGAAATCCCACACAGAATGGGAAAATGCAGTGCATTCAG CAGCCTGTCATGATGGAGGTGGTAGGGGACCTTGACAGCGATCCTCTAACTTCAAAAGCAGAGGTGAATGGCCAGTCAGCGCTATGA
- the LOC114570286 gene encoding somatostatin receptor type 5 isoform X3 — MPPDSGTQERTADTSTPFFNMDGYDNWTPISENVNMSSSQSYPNNTYNNMSEVPAPMPFSVVTAVVYTIVFIVGLLGNTLVIYVVVRYTKMKTVTNMYILNLALADELYILGIPFLGTNSVLSYWPYGDFFCKVCMTADAMSQFSSTFCLTVMSIDRYLAVVHPVRSAKWRRPQAAKVFNGMVWVVSLLIVLPVTIYSHVQEDFNTCNITWPDPRNLWSIVFILYTSILGFFGPLVVICLCYLLIVIKVRSASVRVGLTKRRKSERKVTRMVVIIVLVFVLCWLPFFITNIVNLIHIIPENNTTAAVYFFLVILTYVNSCANPILYGFLSDNFKQSFQKVLCFHKPNDYGTTGRVGGGRSASQENHNPVLPRNPTQNGKMQCIQPVMMEVVGDLDSDPLTSKAEVNGQSAL, encoded by the exons ATGCCACCAGATAGTGGCACACAGGAGCGCACAG CAGACACCAGCACTCCTTTCTTCAACATGGATGGCTATGACAATTGGACACCGATATCTGAGAATGTCAACATGTCTTCCTCCCAGTCCTACCCCAACAACACCTACAACAATATGTCAGAGGTGCCCGCACCAATGCCGTTCAGTGTGGTCACCGCAGTCGTTTACACCATCGTCTTCATTGTGGGTCTTCTGGGCAACACACTGGTCATCTATGTAGTGGTTCGCTACACCAAGATGAAGACTGTAACCAACATGTACATCCTCAATTTAGCCTTGGCAGATGAACTCTACATCCTGGGAATTCCCTTCCTTGGCACCAATAGTGTGCTTTCCTACTGGCCGTATGGAGATTTCTTTTGCAAGGTTTGCATGACTGCTGATGCCATGAGCCAGTTCTCCTCCACCTTTTGCCTGACGGTGATGAGCATCGATCGCTACCTGGCTGTGGTTCATCCTGTTCGCAGTGCCAAATGGCGGCGGCCACAGGCGGCCAAGGTTTTCAATGGCATGGTGTGGGTTGTGTCCTTACTGATTGTGCTGCCGGTAACGATCTACTCACATGTACAGGAGGACTTCAATACCTGCAACATAACCTGGCCTGACCCACGTAACTTGTGGTCCATTGTCTTCATACTCTACACATCCATCCTGGGCTTCTTTGGTCCTCTGGTTGTCATCTGCCTCTGCTACCTGCTCATTGTCATTAAG GTGAGGTCAGCAAGTGTGCGTGTAGGCCTGACTAAGCGGCGTAAGTCGGAGCGCAAGGTGACACGCATGGTGGTGATCATCGTGTTGGTCTTTGTACTTTGTTGGCTGCCCTTCTTCATTACCAACATTGTCAACCTGATTCATATCATCCCTGAGAACAACACCACCGCTGCTGTCTACTTCTTCCTGGTCATCCTCACCTACGTCAACTCTTGCGCCAACCCAATCCTCTATGGCTTCCTCTCTGACAACTTCAAGCAGAGCTTCCAGAAGGTGCTCTGCTTCCACAAACCAAATGATTATGGCACCACAGGCCGGGTCGGAGGGGGACGGAGTGCATCCCAGGAAAACCACAATCCTGTTTTACCCAGAAATCCCACACAGAATGGGAAAATGCAGTGCATTCAG CCTGTCATGATGGAGGTGGTAGGGGACCTTGACAGCGATCCTCTAACTTCAAAAGCAGAGGTGAATGGCCAGTCAGCGCTATGA